A stretch of DNA from Pongo abelii isolate AG06213 chromosome 17, NHGRI_mPonAbe1-v2.0_pri, whole genome shotgun sequence:
ATGACTTATGAAATGATTTCATTGTAAATGAACTTGTTTCTTGTACTCGTCATGGCAAAGAAAGCAGAAAACTACTCTGAAactaaggaggaaaaaaacacacacacattaatttTGAAACCCAGAGAGTAGGCCTCAAACTCAGGGATAGTGTCTTTAAACAGAATAATGGGCAtgtggtgcttaataaatgtaggggctttttaaaaatcctgttgtGAGGAAGTATTTTCCTCTCTAcccagaagacaaagaaaaacagtgAGTGTTGACAACATGGTATTAAAAAGCCACCCCTACACAGTTTGTTatcctcaaatatatatattctttttaatttactctaagccagcacggtggctcatagcATCTTACTTTTGTGTCATTATCTCTCTGCCATACACACAAGTCATAGCTGGGGATTTCAACTCACGGTGAAGCTATGCTGAGATTCCAGATCTCAGTAGTGCTGGCATGAGCGCTGGTCTCTTCAGTCATAGAGAAGACAATATCCTAGGGAGACTGGAATTAGTCCTATTTTGCACCATTCAAGCCAAAATGCCGCTTATCAAGAAGCAAGTAATTGCTAGCTAATggctatgggggaaaaaaaagcactgCATTTCAATCTAAGCATCTTTTGGCCCATGACAATAAATAAAGCTGTGGAGAGTGTAAACATAAAGTAGGGACCGTTTCTTGAGGAGGTTAAATAGCAAACATTAAAAAAGGCGAGTTACCTCATCCGACTGGGAGGGACTGATTCTGGGCATTGGTGATACTTGGGGCGTTTTCAACTGCGTGCTGTTGCTGTCTGGCACGAGCTCTCGGTGGATGGTTTGGATGTGGTTCTGGAGTTCACTTTCAGACTCAAACTTAACGTTGCAGCTAGAGCAGCGCGTCTTCAGTCCCCCCATTTTGCCTTTCCCCTCAACGGCACTCAGATTCTCATTCTGGCCCAAGCCTGGTCTATTCGCACCGGGAGGGACGTTAATGCCTGGGCTGGCGCTCTTACTGAGATTCACGCAGCCGGCACACAGACCATATGGCAGGCCATTGATGTCAAGTTTCACCAGATCTTGCTTGGAACGGAATTCTTTGAGGCAAGATGCGCACTTGTACAGTTTTTGGACGTGCTGGCCCCGCCCTGTGGTCTGAACTGCAGACCCATTCCCTGTCTTTTGCATGTGGAATGTCCCATGGATTTTGAGTTCCAATGTTGAGGTCACTGTCTGCATGCACACCACGCAGCGAAAGCCCGTCAGGGAATTCCTCAAGTCAGGGTGCATTTGGCAATGCTCTAAAAACTCCTCTTCACTCTGGAGAGGCATCTTGCAAATCCGGCAGTTTCCAGTATCAAGACTCTTACTATGCGTGACTTTGTGTTCAGTAAGAGTTAAAAGGGAGGGAAACCGCTCTCCACAAATAGGGCACATGTAGTGTTTGACAGGGCCTAGGTGGGTCTGCATATGTTCACGGAGGCCATTTTCGGAGAAGAAGGTTCGAGAGCACACGTTGCACTTGTAATTCCCTTTAATGAGCTCAGCTTTCTTTTTCACGATGGCACTTTCTCCAGGTCTGATGTTGTGGTCTCGGAGCTGGTGATTCTGCAGCAAAGTTTCCATAGTGTAGGCTGCCCCACAAATGTCGCAGCCGTACATAGGCTCAGAGGTGTCAACGTCTTCTTCGCTCCCATCGTGACTGTTGTGGGACTCCTGGCTGTTGGTCAGCAAAGTCTGCAGCTCCACTTCCTCTTTCTGCACTTGCTCGGAAGCTCCATTTGTTCCACAGTTGGGTGTCTTGGTTTCGAATACACAATGTTTTTCTCGCAAGTGTTTTTCTAACAAAATGATCGCATGGAAGGCTTTGCTACAGAACTTGCAGTTGTACTTCTTACTGTGAGTGGTGATGTGGCATTGCAGCTCCACCTCGGTGCCAAAGGACTCACCGCAGAAAATGCACTTATGTACTTTCCCTTGGTTTTCCAGGTGGTTGTGTTTCACATGGAGCTGCAAGTCAGTTTCGTTGCGGAAGTCCCAGTTGCAAGATGTGCACCTATAGACTTTCTTTTCGTTACTGTGCTTCACAGCCAAGTGGAGCTGAATGGAGACTTTTGAGTCAAAAACTTCCTGGCAGAGGGTGCAGCGAAAGAAGACAAAGGTGTGCATGTCCAGCAGGTGTTTCTGAAGGTCATCCACTGATGTGAATTGCTTGTCACAACTCTCACAGATGTAATACGTTGAGGTGATCATAAAGTGAATGGTAACATGCTTCAGCAAGGATTCTTGGTTGGGGAATTCCTTGTTGCACTGAGGACAGGTCAATTTTGGAAGCACAGTGTCAAGATGAGTTTTTAGGTGAGTCTGAAAGCTGTCTAGGGATGTGTACTTAGCACCACACTGATTACAGATATATTCTCCAGCTGGACGTGCAGGTGCACCTCCTACTGCCTGCATCATCTTAAGAGATGTCTGCTCTATGGCCACAGGAGATAGGGGGCTTAAGGCCCTGGATTTCTTCCCATTGTGAATATAATTCAGGGCCAAGGGAATGTTTTTATGATTCTCTTTGATATGCTTGTTCAGTTTAAGAACGCTGTTGAATATTGGCGAATTTGTACAATAGGAACAAGAATAGACTTCTACTACTGGTTCTTTGGGAGTCCCAAGCACTGGAGACCCAAATCGGGAGCCACTGAGGTCACAATGAACCTGTCTAATATGCTCTTCCAGGGAAGAGTCAGTGAGAAACCCCATATAGCAATGGGGACAAAAGAATGCATTACTATCTTTAGCTGCAGGGTTTGCAAATCCATGAGAACATCGGATGTGTTCCTGAAGAGTGTTGAGGTCGTTGACAACTTCGGAACAGAAGTTACACTGGTAGACAATGGCAGGCATGGCAGAAACAATCAGACCTGGGTCCTGAGCTTCATGCACTTGCTTAAGATGTTCATTTAGGTTATAGAGTGAGGGCAGGACCTCCAAACAATACTGACAAATATGGGCCTGTTCTGGCTTATCTAAGTGCATAGTTTTCAGGTGAATCTGCAGAACTGCAAGACTTGAAAATAATTGTTTGTTGCAGTAAATACAGCTGTAGGTAACTTTTGCTTGTTTACTTGAGGGACCAGTCATGTCAGGGGTTTGTTGAGCGGCCCTCTTCCTCCCTCGACTCTTTGGGATTGGCGGGGCAGCTTCCACCATGGTTGAGCTGTCCACTGAGAGGTTGGAATCTGGAGTCGTACTGGACACAGAGGTATAGCCCACCGTGACCAGGGAAGGGCTGTTGCTGTGATTGCATGACTCCGGTTGCTGGTGACTGTCCATGTGGCTGTACAGTTCCTCAACTGTGTGGAAACTCTCAGAACAAATGCTGCATGAGTTCTTCTTCTCCCCGCTATGCACCTGCTCCATGTGGTTCATGAGGGAGGTCTCCTCGACGAAGAGCTCGTGGCAGTAGACACACTGGAGGGCCGCTCGGTCCTCGTTTGGGGAGCATTCGGGGTGGCACTCTGCAATGTGTTTTTGGAGGTCTTCTGGGAAGTCAAAGCCTTCCTCACACTGACTGCACTTCTGAGTGTCCTTCATCTTCCAGTCCTCCATCCTGGAACCGGACTGAGAGCCGTCCTTGTTCCTCTCGTGAACCTGCATGTGTCCGTGTAAGGAACTAGAGGACAGAAACCCACGGCGACAAATGGCACATTTATATGGCTTGTTGGACGTGTGAGTCTTTAAGTGGATCTTCAAGTGATCACTTCTGGAAAACGCAGCATCACATTCACTGCAGTGGTACTTCTTGTCCCCGGTGTGGAGTTTTATGTGGCGATCTCGGCTGCGCTTGTGTTTGAACAGCCTACTGCAGTAGGTGCATTTGAAAGGCAGTTTGTCGCTGTGACTCTGCTCATGGTGCTTTAGGTAGCTGAGGCGGCTAAACGACTTGTCACAGAATTGACATGGGTATGGAAGTCCAGGGCCACCTTCTTCCTCTCCAAAATCGCAACCTTCTCCATGGCTAGGAGAAGTCTGATCCTTGCTAGAAGGTGAGGAAGCTGGCCAAGAGCAAGTCGGATCATCTTCAACATCCACTCCATCTGCAACAAGAAGCAATGACAAATTTCATCTGACATGTTGAGATTCAAGAGTGAGTTTACCGTACCATTTCAACCAGCACACAGAGTTGGGCCCTCTTGaatctttcaagaaaaaaaaaaatgaaagagagaatatTTGAGTGAGACATTTTCAAATCTGAGCCCAAAGCAGTTATTCTGCATTTACTTTTTGTTGAGCTGTAAAATATAAGAGGATATTAAATAGTTCTATGTCTAAATTAcccttttattactttttatcatTCTTCCTTAGAAGCAAGGTATATATTACACATtgacaattttattaaaatgcagattttaatatatttaatgtttcttttgtaTTCATTCTAAAATGATTTGCATATTATGTGAGCATCTGAAGAACcaaatgaaaagaggaaatatTACAGGAATGATTTAAAATTAATGCAGTCAACCCAGATgtctaatatttaataaaaaattccctctgcattttgcttgtttttatataaaaaggCAATTCTGAAGACCAAAATCTGTTATGGGGTTCTTATTGATACAGACTTTATTGCTTTCagcaaaaaaatattaaaaagtaagcacatgaaagaagacagaaaacacaATAATAATTATGTCTTGTGTAATGAAAGACAACCAGGATTTCTTCAATAACTGAAATTCGAATTCCATAGGCCAGAAAATGGATTATTAAATGTTAGAAGGGTACTGCTAGATATTACATGTAGCTAGGATCAGCTAggatcaagaaaaaaatgagagtttcACAACGGCCAGATTTTAATAGTGTATTTTGTTTGGAAAGTTCAAGAGGTGGCCCACCATATCTTCCTTTTGCAAAAGCTTCAGCAGCCTGAACTTCCTTAGCTAAACAGGACCTGCACTTTGAGGTGAGCAGAGACAAAGCAACttgtgaaaaactggaaacaggaAAAGTGATAAATGATTATGGTAAATGCTGAAAGATTTATGAGTgacaaaaagaagacaaacaagacTGAGAGCCAGATATAAACTTAGCAAGTTATCCATAAAGGAACGTTACCTTATATTAGgtgattttaaaaactatgttcTCAGCAAATGTGCACTGTTATTTCTGTTGCTTTCTTGATATCCAAGTGGAAAATAAGACCATCTCAAAACAGGTTGTAAAAcctcttttttgcttttcataaCCTATTATTCAAGatcagaagaaattttaaaagcttttcacTCTCCAAAGGAGCACgatttttcaaaaaaacacacaagtaAAGACCATGGAGTGGAGCTGGTGGGGATAGTGTTTCAGTTAGAATAAGAAGCTCAGTTAGAGCATTATTAGAATATTCTAATGGTATTCAATTACAGTATGTTCAAATAAGTTTTTAGATTCTTCAAAGCTGAAGTTCACTAGCAAGCTAAATGATTAACATAAAAGTAGAAACTGGTGAGCATTATGTAAACGAATTCCATGTCTGCTTTCTTTAAGGTAACAAGATTTTACTAGATTGTCAGCCTCTTCCTTATCCACAGGAAACAGATGAGGATCATTCCTTTCCTGCATCTAGAAACTGATGACAACACCATCTCACTATCAATGCCAGATGGCAACCCTCTCACTCTGAGAAAACAACCAAACACCATTCCtggatctctgcccactgcaacaaAGCTTCGCCATACAAGTTGAAAATCGCACGATTTTGCATCCTCATTTATATGACTCTATAACCCAACATGTTTCCAGCATAAGAAAGGGTCTGATGGATGTGGATGTGATTTATACTTAAAGTGAATACACCAGGAACATATGCAGATAAACTCAACTCACCactcaacatacaaaaaaaaaaatttaactaaaagcaaaaaaactCAATAATGATCTAGTTTTCCCCTTAAAAAAGTGTTGTCACCTAAAGCTAATATACCTGAAACAAATCAAGGTTTCAAATATTTACCCTAATTGAAAAAAAAGGCTATCTATTAAATGTACTCAACATTCTAGGTAAAATCTACCACATTTCACATTTATCTTTCAGGCTTAAATCCtgctatttcatttaaaaaatattttcaaacacatCTTCTCATTTATACATTTGGGGAAAACAGTGAATCAGAATTTGTAATGCATCTAGCCTAGAAGGATGTAACTATTGAGCCTGAAAATTGAGCAAGTGAATTTATTATTAAACTGCAGATTGTGTCCAGGTATgatatattttttacaaatacatAAAGAATTATAGCGCAATGGACCATTATAAAAATTATGCAATCCCTAACACCAGGCTTAAATCAGGTTCTTGTCTGTGGTCCATGCCTGACTATATCTATTATATAACTGTTCTCTTAAGCTTGTAAATTTCAATGACATGTCAAGTGAGCTGAAGGTTAGGATCAAGGTTTTAACCAGGATTCAAGAGAGCAgaaaccttttctttcttctttccagtcCCCATTACTTGTCTTTGTAAAGGAAATTACACAAAACCTCCTCTAGAAGTCATAAGGCGTGGGGATTGAGCAGAAGTAAATAGTTTGAGCAAGGAATgatacttttagaaaaataaatcaagctgCCCTGAAAGGctgatttctgttttaaaatataaaatgtaaaactctcATTTGCCAGTACTGTAAATGGATCATATTCTCCCAAGAACACACAGGGACTCACTACTCCCAGCAGGTTGGTCCACGCTCTTCAGGTATCAGACTCCTCCAAGACTTCTGTGGTGATGGTCTCCCCGCCAACATACTCTGAGGTCTACCTAAGACTTTGAGAGTTATCCATCCCCATTAACTTAAGCTTTTTGGCAGCCACAGTGCAAACTAAGCTTAAATAGTGAATATAGGTTTAAACGATGTCAATTTCTTTTTACACGTGGAAGAAACTGTAGAAGATTCTTTCAACTCAGGTTCCTGAATCAACTTTAACTTTTTTCCCCTTCGGCACTAAGTGCTACTTACAGGGACTGTCTTTCTGTGTGATGGCAAGTTTTCTGCATTTTAATGTGAAGTACTTAACATGtccatgtaaattttaatttttgaaaccaGTCACTTCACTTGAGCTGACTCTCCGAGAGCTGTAGCTCTTACTGCTGAAAAAGCTTTGCTAGAAACCAGCTCCGTGGCctaaaaattctatttaaagATGCAAACGTGTGTGCATGGTTAGTGCAGATGTTTTTCTACAGCAACTGTACTTGCTGAGTTTCACCATTTCCATAAAGCACATTAAAACAAGTGTGTGAACACTCCGAGATGAAAGTCTCCAACACTCCTGAGACTTTCAGTGGAAAGTAGAGCCGCCTGACTTTTCTCCAAGCAGACAGGAATGCCCATGATTCAGCAGCCTGAGTAAATAAAAGAGGTCCTTATTTCCTAATTTCGCTGGCTGGCCACACTGCAGCAGCCTCTGTGTTTCTGCCAAAGGGGATGCAGAACTGGAACTACACCCAGCCGCTGAAGGCCTGTCTTTGTTAGCCAGCCAGGCTTTCCGGACCATCTTCTGGCAGCAGAACGGCCATATCCTGCAAGGAAGACCTCCATCTCAGGCTAGGCGCTTCTCTAGTCTGCCTAAAAGGATGAAACAACAGATTTTGCTGGGTCTGTGTTGGAGGAGGACAGCTGGAAACTCAGTTAGCAGCAGAGTAACACCTGTTCAGGCATATTTATGGGGGAAAGTGCTCACTAACAGAAAAGTGAAGTCATACCAGAAGGAGTTATTCCACAGAAAAAAGGCACCAGAACACAGAGTACCTTTGTGACGTGAGCCACCAGCCCCTCGTGTGCCAACCTGGGGAGGAGAAAGCAGAGACTGGACGTGATTTGATCCTAGCTCCTACTGATGGACAGACAAGCACGCAAATCAGGGTCTGAGAGTCTCAGTTTATGGCCTGCCATTGTGGAAGAGAAATGCTGAGGGTTCTGGCCACTTGCTGGTGTTCAAGACTAATCAAATTAgccagaaattagaaaataagatcaaagggagaggaagagaatatGTGCAGAAGGGCTAAACTAATGTTAATGCTTACTTTGTTTATGATTAAGCAGGTCTTAATTTGTGTAGGACATATACTTCCTGAGGACAGGGACCAAGCCTTTCAGAAGATTGATTCCAACACTAGGGGCAATCTGAAATTATTCAAGAGAAACTAATGTAAGAAAGTAGATGAAAATACTTTCTCTGAAGTTATGGCAACTTCTGATAATGTTCTTCATAGGGCCTGGTCTGCATGAAACCGGCTTAACAATATCCTTTTGCTACCTGAGCTTGTTCATTGCAATAGCAGAGTACCCTCTTAACTGCCCATCAGGGACTCAGTATCATGTGTGCTAGTGCCACACAGCAAGATTTCCTTAACAGGGACAGGATTTACATCAATGGTTACTTTTCAAGTGAGGAGAAGAAGCACAAATACTGATGGGTCTGATACTTGTGTAGGAACCAAAAGTCGAGAGGCTGGAGTTTTATTTCTAGCTTCATAACTGACTTAGAGAGTGGCCTGGCTAAGTCATTTAATCTGCCCCTACCTAGGTATTTCACCTGCAATATGAAGATTATAATTCTTGCTACTTACCCTCTGGGGTGTTATAAAGATTAGTGAATGTTTCTAGGGCACCTTATCATGCTGGAAGAAAAGCTGCACATGTAAACAAAAAGATTTATATGTGTTGCATGTATTTCTGTTTCCATGTGTAAGCTTCTATGAATATagtataaacatattttaatattttctttcctttaatgcAATCTCAGGAATATTAATTTTAAGGACTGACCCAATGGCAATCTACAGTGCCTTAAGCATTCACAGTTGTATACGCAGctagcaagaaaataaaagacaaatagctAGTGATATCTAAATGCAAATAGACGATAAATCCGTGCTTACTATGTTCCAAGCATTAAATTATCAAACATGGGATATAATCTTGGGTCTTTACAGGCAGGTAACCTTGGCACAAGTGTTTTTCTATGGAATTCTGAAGCCAAGAATGTGGTTTATACCTCTCTTCTCCTTAAAACACGAGCAATACAATCATTGCATTATTTAGCATCATAGTAAGTtaattcagtaaatttttttttgagggtcaAACAATAGGGTAAGACTTGAGACCAACAAAATTTCAGGTTTCCCCCACTTGCCTTACATAATTCTTTACTTCTGCCAGCAGGCTATAGGAGCAGTTCTGAAATTTCTAACTAAATAGAATTCACAGTACTTTTTCAGTCATTAGCTACCTGAGACACTTTAACATAAGCTGAAACTCCTGGGGGAGATACACAGGTGTGCACAAATGCTAAGAGAAGTCGGGCTCTACTTAAAGCGGACAATATTTTGAAATGCATGTTTAATAGACACAGATAACAAGGGTACTTGTCATGTTACTTCAATGCCAACACAGTAACAATTTTACACCATCATATTTAAAATCTTCTAACcaaattacaaaatacattttcaaagcaATGATTTAAATTGCTAAAAGATAAGGTCATGCTAAAAAAAACTATTATGCATTATTACACAATTGCTTCCCTTCATTCTCCATAGAAATGTCAACAGTTTTAGAAAAGCTGTAATTTTAATAACTATCAtgcttctttttttcaaaaaaaatcaacagctCCACATTAAATTCACTCCTTTGTCATATAACTTATTTAACTACTTGAAAACGAATACCGTTTACTGGGTGTTCAAATGAGAAATGtgaactttaaaattatttataattcacAGATGCTTTTAAATTCTGTAATATTTTGAACTGTTCTAGAAGGAccaattaaatgaattaacagtTAGGTTATGAGGAAGAAGGGTGGTCACCCATTAATAACAGCAGCTGTGAAGAGCAGGAATTGGTGCTGCACATTTTTTAACAGTCTTAAGATGAATTCCAGATATCAGAGCTCAAgctcagaggttttttttttttttttttgccttcaatACTCCCTAGTAAAAAAGAGGCTCGCTTTCCCCCAACAACACTTTAACACTTCAGATGAGCCAACAAAGAGATAAGGAGTTGTTATCACATCTCCGTGGCTCTCCTTAGGTAATCCTGGGCTTTTCATCCATTCTTTCACCAGACACATTTCGATTGCGTGTGCAGGGAGAAGTACAAATGTTTTGCTTGCTGTTACTTAAAGTTCATTTGAACAGACGGAGCTCAATGAATTCCATCTTCCGCAGccaaattaaatagaaaacagtGCATTCTTAAGCAGTTCACACTTAACTCCACCTCTCAAATCAGAGGAAAAAGCTGACGTGAAACCAGTTAAAGAACAGTCATCCTCTCTCGCACGGAAATCAAGACATTGTGTTTCTGAAGCCAGACAGAAGGAAAAGTGGTTTCCAATTATGTGGGGGGTgagaattgcttttctttttctatcttttggctcacttaaaaatatatataactaatgATAAGCACCCACCTCTTGGCGTTCAATAATTGGCAACTGTGTATTACACATCTGTTTACAGTGCTGTGACTGAGGGTGTTCTAAACTGTTTAACATGTTGATCTCTCCTTGAATAATGACAGACATCACCAGAGTGGATTTCCTGAGTctgtattctttttattctctacTATTTTGAGTTAGAAGGCATTTATTAGTTACTATGTGCTCTTGTGTTTATATATGACCTCATACCACAAAGAATTTAAATCAGTTTTTCATCGctttaattaattgatttaatcaaattttattaagcacctattatgtgtTCAGGTCTAATATTGGCTTGTGAACTttagaaactactttttttttgaagttttgatTTCCTTGTCTATAATATCAGAAAAATTTCAGCCTGCCTCAACATATGAGGTATTATAAGACTCAAACATAACATTATATGAAGGAGTTTTCTGTACTGCTAAAATCTAAAAATGTATTACATTATTACTACTGCCATGAAAGCCAAAGTTACCTATAAGTGATAAGTGATAAATGATAACTCATAAATGTGAGAACAGCAGAAAGGAATCAAAATTAACCATAATTTAGTTGTTGCAGTTTTCATATTGagattctaaaaatttttaatgacttaaagggcatttctgtttataaataaaaataaacaaaaataaagaacaacTATTTACCAATgttatttaaataacaatttaatagacaatattatcattattaaattaatatGGATTAATTTACTAACAATATTATTCTTGTTAAAcagtattaataaataaaaataaacaaaaatattccaaaaaaactCTTCTGAATGCTACTCACAGAAATCTTGAAAATCAATGCACAGCAGTTCATTAGTTAATAGCCACACACACTGGCCAGTTGTGATTAATTCATGAGTGTTGTAAAGTCCACACAACGAAAGGGCCTGCATTCAAAGTCCAGGAGCCACATTCCATAGTGCCAGCACCACTCTATAAGTGACTATTTGGCTTATTTAGAAATTCCTTGAGGCCAATTCTATTTCACTTCAAAATCCTTTGCACTAGTGTGAAATATACGTATTGAGCTTTGAAGGATGGCCtacgctttttaaaaatactcagtAAATTTCTCAATGCTACCAAGTTAATCATTAGTGATTTTAAATTAACTTCTTCACTGGGGaagcagaaggtaaaggggatTCTTCCACTGAGAAAACTAAGTTTGGAAATGGCTTCGTTAGGGAATGACGGATCTTAGAAACTTCATTTCACCATGTTAATGGTTTTGGAAGAACTGCCATAAACCACCAGAATTTTCAAAAAACGAAATCAAATTCTATTTCAAAGCAGCATCTGGTCTAACAGAATGTTTTGTCTTGTTAAACTAGACTTTACTGACTATTTTTCCAACATGTAGGCTTTGGTCCAAGGCCGGAAAACTTTCAGTCACCAGGAATTATAACAGTCCTGAAATGGTATTTATTGGAGCTGAATTTCACCTGTATTATATTCATGGCAGTAGTAACGCCAACATGAATTTTCGGCAGCCTAAAAAGGCCACACTGTATACTTCACTGCAGACAAGGCCACTAGAGAATACAAAAGTGTTGAAAGGCTAAAATTTAATTAATGAACAATTAGCACCCCCTGTGGGTTCATTGTGCAGTAAAGTGATAAATATGGTTTGCTAATGTAGAAAAAGCTGTTACAAAGATTAGGGGGGAACTATTACTACAATTATCCATATGCCTTTGTATTACAACTGACCTCAGTACTAGTTCTTGATTTGGACATACATGTGTCTAACAAATGACAGGAATTTTTAAGGTCTGTGGCAAATaatcattttgaattttgttaaagcACAGACTGACTCACACAGGTTGTCAGGCTGTTTTCATAGGGTGAAAAAGCCACTGAGATTGCTAGTGAGTACACCTAGCCAACCACCCAGCAGCTGCAACTCAAAGTAGTATCTGTTGTCTGCTCCTCAGTTTTATGCATTTAATGAGGAAATTATATGCTACAGTGGTATTAAGGAATTCAGAGAtgaggggccgggtgcggtggctcacgcctgtaatcccagcactttgggaggctgaggcaggcagactgcctgagctcaggagttcgagatcagcctggacaacatggtga
This window harbors:
- the ZNF521 gene encoding zinc finger protein 521 isoform X9 translates to MQVHERNKDGSQSGSRMEDWKMKDTQKCSQCEEGFDFPEDLQKHIAECHPECSPNEDRAALQCVYCHELFVEETSLMNHMEQVHSGEKKNSCSICSESFHTVEELYSHMDSHQQPESCNHSNSPSLVTVGYTSVSSTTPDSNLSVDSSTMVEAAPPIPKSRGRKRAAQQTPDMTGPSSKQAKVTYSCIYCNKQLFSSLAVLQIHLKTMHLDKPEQAHICQYCLEVLPSLYNLNEHLKQVHEAQDPGLIVSAMPAIVYQCNFCSEVVNDLNTLQEHIRCSHGFANPAAKDSNAFFCPHCYMGFLTDSSLEEHIRQVHCDLSGSRFGSPVLGTPKEPVVEVYSCSYCTNSPIFNSVLKLNKHIKENHKNIPLALNYIHNGKKSRALSPLSPVAIEQTSLKMMQAVGGAPARPAGEYICNQCGAKYTSLDSFQTHLKTHLDTVLPKLTCPQCNKEFPNQESLLKHVTIHFMITSTYYICESCDKQFTSVDDLQKHLLDMHTFVFFRCTLCQEVFDSKVSIQLHLAVKHSNEKKVYRCTSCNWDFRNETDLQLHVKHNHLENQGKVHKCIFCGESFGTEVELQCHITTHSKKYNCKFCSKAFHAIILLEKHLREKHCVFETKTPNCGTNGASEQVQKEEVELQTLLTNSQESHNSHDGSEEDVDTSEPMYGCDICGAAYTMETLLQNHQLRDHNIRPGESAIVKKKAELIKGNYKCNVCSRTFFSENGLREHMQTHLGPVKHYMCPICGERFPSLLTLTEHKVTHSKSLDTGNCRICKMPLQSEEEFLEHCQMHPDLRNSLTGFRCVVCMQTVTSTLELKIHGTFHMQKTGNGSAVQTTGRGQHVQKLYKCASCLKEFRSKQDLVKLDINGLPYGLCAGCVNLSKSASPGINVPPGANRPGLGQNENLSAVEGKGKMGGLKTRCSSCNVKFESESELQNHIQTIHRELVPDSNSTQLKTPQVSPMPRISPSQSDEKTYQCIKCQMVFYNEWDIQVHVANHMIDEGLNHECKLCSQTFDSPAKLQCHLIEHSFEGMGGTFKCPVCFTVFVQANKLQQHIFSAHGQEDKIYDCTQCPQKFFFQTELQNHTMTQHSS
- the ZNF521 gene encoding zinc finger protein 521 isoform X8 — its product is MQVHERNKDGSQSGSRMEDWKMKDTQKCSQCEEGFDFPEDLQKHIAECHPECSPNEDRAALQCVYCHELFVEETSLMNHMEQVHSGEKKNSCSICSESFHTVEELYSHMDSHQQPESCNHSNSPSLVTVGYTSVSSTTPDSNLSVDSSTMVEAAPPIPKSRGRKRAAQQTPDMTGPSSKQAKVTYSCIYCNKQLFSSLAVLQIHLKTMHLDKPEQAHICQYCLEVLPSLYNLNEHLKQVHEAQDPGLIVSAMPAIVYQCNFCSEVVNDLNTLQEHIRCSHGFANPAAKDSNAFFCPHCYMGFLTDSSLEEHIRQVHCDLSGSRFGSPVLGTPKEPVVEVYSCSYCTNSPIFNSVLKLNKHIKENHKNIPLALNYIHNGKKSRALSPLSPVAIEQTSLKMMQAVGGAPARPAGEYICNQCGAKYTSLDSFQTHLKTHLDTVLPKLTCPQCNKEFPNQESLLKHVTIHFMITSTYYICESCDKQFTSVDDLQKHLLDMHTFVFFRCTLCQEVFDSKVSIQLHLAVKHSNEKKVYRCTSCNWDFRNETDLQLHVKHNHLENQGKVHKCIFCGESFGTEVELQCHITTHSKKYNCKFCSKAFHAIILLEKHLREKHCVFETKTPNCGTNGASEQVQKEEVELQTLLTNSQESHNSHDGSEEDVDTSEPMYGCDICGAAYTMETLLQNHQLRDHNIRPGESAIVKKKAELIKGNYKCNVCSRTFFSENGLREHMQTHLGPVKHYMCPICGERFPSLLTLTEHKVTHSKSLDTGNCRICKMPLQSEEEFLEHCQMHPDLRNSLTGFRCVVCMQTVTSTLELKIHGTFHMQKTGNGSAVQTTGRGQHVQKLYKCASCLKEFRSKQDLVKLDINGLPYGLCAGCVNLSKSASPGINVPPGANRPGLGQNENLSAVEGKGKMGGLKTRCSSCNVKFESESELQNHIQTIHRELVPDSNSTQLKTPQVSPMPRISPSQSDEKKTYQCIKCQMVFYNEWDIQVHVANHMIDEGLNHECKLCSQTFDSPAKLQCHLIEHSFEGMGGTFKCPVCFTVFVQANKLQQHIFSAHGQEDKIYDCTQCPQKFFFQTELQNHTMTQHSS